The following are encoded in a window of Nitrospirota bacterium genomic DNA:
- the bluB gene encoding 5,6-dimethylbenzimidazole synthase, which translates to MSGDGRFSDVERDAVYRAIFERRDVRRDFLPAPIPDVVLTRVLTAAHHAGSVGFMQPWDFVVVRDPVVKGLVKDLFRTANAEAATKYRGKRAALYRSLKLEGIEEAPVNIGVTCSRQRGGPNVLGRSTVRDTDLYSTCCAIQNLWLAARAEGIGVGWVSILDHGALKRVLGIPRPVTVLAYLCLGYVDDFAVQPDLESAGWRARIPVDQLIHYESWGATQQSDRSNANAHHEGVHKNGRRGKN; encoded by the coding sequence ATGTCGGGTGATGGCCGATTTTCAGACGTGGAGCGGGACGCGGTGTATCGGGCGATTTTCGAACGACGCGATGTCCGCAGGGATTTCTTGCCGGCGCCGATACCGGACGTGGTCTTGACGCGCGTATTAACGGCCGCGCACCATGCCGGATCGGTCGGCTTCATGCAGCCATGGGATTTTGTGGTGGTCCGCGATCCTGTCGTTAAGGGCCTGGTCAAAGACTTGTTTCGCACGGCGAATGCCGAGGCTGCCACGAAGTATCGAGGGAAGCGAGCCGCGCTCTATCGAAGCCTCAAGCTGGAAGGCATTGAAGAAGCGCCGGTCAATATCGGTGTCACATGCAGCCGTCAGCGGGGCGGCCCGAATGTGCTGGGCCGTTCGACGGTGCGCGATACGGATCTCTATAGCACCTGTTGCGCCATCCAGAACCTCTGGCTGGCCGCACGTGCAGAAGGCATCGGGGTTGGCTGGGTCAGCATCCTGGACCATGGAGCCTTGAAACGAGTGCTCGGTATTCCACGACCGGTCACGGTGTTGGCCTATCTGTGTCTGGGGTATGTCGACGACTTTGCGGTGCAGCCTGATTTAGAGTCGGCAGGGTGGCGCGCCAGGATTCCCGTCGACCAACTCATTCACTACGAATCGTGGGGAGCCACACAACAGAGTGACAGGAGCAACGCCAATGCGCATCACGAAGGTGTACACAAGAACGGGAGACGCGGGAAAAACTAG
- the cobU gene encoding bifunctional adenosylcobinamide kinase/adenosylcobinamide-phosphate guanylyltransferase: MTGKQRRKSRLILVLGGAASGKSQVALDLAGQSGPRAFVATGQALDREMEVRIERHQATRSPDWETAEVPTDIAMWFLGKGETYQTVVIDCLTLWLSNLKGRRLRDMDVVEATADLLRAIRTTKARVVIVSNELGLGLVPATKPVRAFRDLAGKVNQQVAAEADEVYLTVSGLPLRLK, from the coding sequence GTGACAGGAAAGCAACGGAGGAAGTCGCGGCTCATTCTTGTGTTGGGTGGTGCGGCATCCGGCAAGAGCCAAGTCGCACTCGACCTGGCAGGCCAGAGCGGGCCGAGGGCCTTTGTGGCGACAGGTCAGGCGTTGGATCGGGAGATGGAAGTCCGGATCGAGCGGCACCAGGCCACGCGCTCGCCCGATTGGGAGACCGCCGAGGTGCCTACTGATATTGCGATGTGGTTTCTTGGTAAAGGTGAAACCTATCAGACCGTTGTGATTGACTGCCTCACCCTATGGTTGAGTAACTTGAAGGGGCGACGCCTGCGAGATATGGACGTTGTTGAAGCCACGGCAGACCTGCTCCGTGCGATTAGGACCACGAAGGCTCGTGTCGTGATTGTGAGCAACGAATTGGGGCTTGGGCTGGTGCCTGCGACAAAACCTGTTAGGGCGTTTCGTGATCTGGCAGGGAAGGTGAATCAGCAGGTGGCGGCAGAAGCCGATGAAGTCTATCTGACGGTCAGCGGCCTCCCGCTACGATTGAAATAA
- the cobO gene encoding cob(I)yrinic acid a,c-diamide adenosyltransferase: protein MTEQDEHKAKMERLKASVDRRIEAAQEERGLLIVYTGAGKGKTTAALGMALRCLGHGMKVAVVQFIKGAIDTAEERVLKSFGERVTFLRTGEGYTWDTQDRERDTKFAQEAWGKVCEFLHDPSYAMVILDEFNIALHHDYVSLEDVLPVLRGRPPMQHVVITGRGAKEALIEEADLVTEMKQIKHPFRKGIKAQPGVEF, encoded by the coding sequence ATGACGGAGCAGGACGAACACAAAGCGAAGATGGAACGGCTCAAGGCCTCAGTGGATCGGCGTATTGAGGCGGCACAAGAAGAGCGAGGCCTGCTGATTGTCTACACAGGCGCTGGTAAGGGAAAGACCACGGCAGCGCTGGGTATGGCGTTACGATGTCTCGGCCATGGCATGAAGGTGGCCGTGGTGCAATTCATCAAGGGTGCGATCGACACGGCAGAGGAGCGGGTGCTGAAGTCCTTTGGCGAGCGCGTCACCTTTCTTCGCACGGGCGAAGGTTATACCTGGGACACCCAGGATCGTGAACGGGATACGAAGTTCGCCCAAGAAGCCTGGGGTAAAGTTTGCGAGTTTTTGCACGATCCCTCCTATGCGATGGTCATCCTCGACGAATTCAATATTGCACTCCATCATGACTATGTTTCTCTCGAAGATGTGTTGCCGGTTCTCCGTGGCCGTCCACCCATGCAGCATGTGGTGATCACCGGTCGCGGGGCTAAAGAGGCCTTGATCGAGGAGGCGGATCTGGTCACTGAAATGAAGCAGATCAAACATCCTTTTCGCAAAGGCATCAAGGCGCAGCCGGGGGTGGAGTTTTGA
- the rpmB gene encoding 50S ribosomal protein L28, translated as MAFTCDLCAKRRQSGNNISHANNKTKRVFKPNLQPVRALIDGQPKRLRVCTRCLRSGKVIKAV; from the coding sequence GTGGCATTTACATGCGACCTCTGCGCCAAACGACGCCAATCCGGCAATAACATCAGTCACGCCAATAACAAGACCAAGCGGGTCTTCAAGCCCAATCTCCAGCCAGTCCGGGCCTTGATCGACGGTCAACCAAAGCGCCTTCGAGTCTGCACTCGCTGCCTTCGCAGCGGCAAAGTCATTAAAGCCGTATAG
- a CDS encoding SemiSWEET transporter: MTGIDLLGFAAGTLTTCAFWPQLQKTWTSKSAGDVSLGMLAIFTAGVCLWFLYGLVLQSWPIILTNAVTLILTGAILVLKIHFRTNGG, translated from the coding sequence ATGACGGGAATCGATCTGTTGGGTTTTGCGGCAGGAACGCTGACGACCTGCGCCTTCTGGCCCCAGCTGCAGAAGACCTGGACCTCAAAGTCCGCCGGCGATGTCTCGCTGGGGATGTTGGCGATCTTTACGGCAGGTGTCTGCCTCTGGTTTCTCTATGGGCTGGTGCTTCAGTCCTGGCCGATTATTTTGACCAATGCGGTGACGCTGATACTGACGGGGGCGATATTGGTGCTCAAGATTCACTTTCGGACTAACGGCGGTTAG
- a CDS encoding cobyrinate a,c-diamide synthase: MICPRLVIAGTSSGVGKTTVTLAILAALKARGRQVQPFKVGPDFIDPGHHAAATGRPSRNLDGWMLGEAVNRDIFSKAASAADISIIEGMMGLFDGSSPVNEIGSTAELAKQLDAPVLLVIDGSAMARSAAAMVSGYAKFDPALRVAGVLFNRVGSDGHYKLLKDAVEQETDVVAVGYLRPDPAVTISDRHLGLVTAMEQGIGELYGRLANAAEETIDLDRIEALARSCGEWPSAVLPPVARSHGRTIRIGVAQDLAFCFYYPDNLELLEAEGAEVVRFSPMNDQVLPDVDMLYLGGGYPELHGERLAGNISMRTAIRQFAERGGTIYAECGGMMYLTQAIRDFAGTSHEMVGLFAAEAVMRQMGLTMGYRTMELSRDCILGKSGAIVRGHEFHHSSLVPIGTLDYACALRDAGGLSKGQDGLAIDNVVGLYTHLHFASQPQIAKSLVSSVRRTSPRLSVNGGSAR, from the coding sequence ATGATCTGTCCACGATTGGTCATTGCCGGCACCTCCAGCGGTGTCGGCAAGACGACGGTCACCCTGGCAATCCTGGCGGCCCTGAAAGCTCGGGGCCGCCAGGTTCAGCCCTTCAAAGTCGGGCCGGACTTTATCGATCCAGGCCATCATGCTGCAGCGACTGGACGGCCATCTCGGAATCTGGATGGCTGGATGTTGGGGGAGGCTGTCAATCGCGACATTTTTTCGAAAGCTGCCTCTGCCGCGGATATCTCCATTATCGAAGGGATGATGGGCCTGTTCGACGGCAGTTCGCCGGTGAACGAAATTGGCAGTACGGCTGAACTGGCGAAACAATTGGATGCGCCGGTGCTTCTCGTCATCGATGGAAGTGCCATGGCCCGATCAGCTGCGGCGATGGTGTCCGGATATGCGAAGTTCGATCCGGCTTTACGGGTAGCAGGGGTTCTATTCAATCGAGTCGGCAGCGACGGTCATTACAAGCTGCTAAAGGACGCGGTGGAGCAAGAAACCGATGTGGTCGCGGTCGGGTATCTACGACCGGATCCGGCAGTGACGATCTCCGATCGTCATCTTGGGCTTGTGACGGCGATGGAGCAAGGGATAGGCGAACTCTACGGTCGGCTGGCTAACGCAGCGGAAGAAACGATCGATCTGGATCGAATCGAGGCGTTGGCCCGTTCCTGTGGTGAATGGCCGTCAGCAGTTCTTCCGCCTGTGGCGAGGAGCCATGGGCGCACGATTCGAATCGGGGTGGCTCAAGATCTGGCCTTTTGTTTTTATTATCCGGATAATCTTGAGCTACTTGAAGCCGAGGGGGCGGAGGTAGTGAGATTTTCACCCATGAACGATCAGGTGCTGCCAGATGTGGATATGTTGTACCTTGGCGGGGGCTATCCGGAACTGCATGGCGAACGGTTAGCTGGGAATATCTCGATGAGAACGGCCATTCGTCAGTTTGCCGAGCGGGGTGGGACGATTTATGCGGAATGCGGGGGGATGATGTATCTCACGCAAGCCATCCGCGATTTCGCCGGCACGTCGCATGAGATGGTCGGGCTGTTTGCGGCAGAAGCTGTGATGCGGCAGATGGGGCTTACAATGGGGTACAGAACAATGGAGCTGTCGCGCGATTGTATCCTCGGCAAGTCTGGCGCGATCGTACGAGGTCATGAGTTTCATCATTCTTCGCTGGTTCCGATCGGAACATTGGATTATGCCTGTGCGCTTCGGGATGCGGGAGGCCTATCGAAGGGGCAGGATGGACTCGCTATCGACAATGTGGTGGGGCTCTATACGCATTTGCATTTTGCCAGCCAGCCGCAGATTGCGAAGTCGCTGGTGTCGTCGGTGCGGCGGACCTCTCCGCGATTGTCGGTGAATGGAGGAAGCGCGAGATGA
- the cobT gene encoding nicotinate-nucleotide--dimethylbenzimidazole phosphoribosyltransferase, with product MSSRETIDRIQPTDPRLFAQAQARLDRLTKPIGSLGRLEELAARYVMITGELKPKVPAGAVFTFAADHGVTAEGVSAYPSAVTPQMVLNFLRGGAGVNVLARHAGLEVRVVDIGVDFDFEAVAGLIHKKVMPGTKNFMKESAMSPAQAEQAIQVGIELATEAVQQGIGLIGTGEMGIGNTTASSAITAVMTGRPVSEVTGRGTGIDDASHARKISVIQQALAFHRLDSTDAMKVLANVGGLEIAGLAGLMLGAAAARIPVVLDGFIAGAAALIAVRLQPHCKDYLIASHRSVERGHQAILDHLGLKPLLDLDLRLGEGTGACLGMSLVFAAIKILTEMATFDEAGVSERKA from the coding sequence ATGTCATCCCGCGAAACCATCGACCGGATTCAGCCAACCGATCCTCGTCTGTTCGCGCAGGCGCAGGCACGCCTCGATCGATTAACGAAGCCGATCGGTAGCCTGGGTCGACTGGAAGAGTTGGCTGCACGTTATGTCATGATCACCGGGGAGCTAAAGCCGAAGGTCCCGGCCGGAGCGGTGTTTACCTTTGCCGCCGACCATGGAGTCACGGCTGAAGGCGTAAGTGCCTATCCCTCCGCGGTGACGCCTCAGATGGTCTTGAATTTCTTGCGAGGTGGCGCTGGCGTGAATGTGCTGGCGCGCCATGCCGGCCTTGAGGTGCGGGTGGTGGATATCGGCGTTGATTTCGACTTTGAAGCGGTGGCAGGACTCATTCATAAGAAGGTTATGCCCGGCACAAAGAACTTCATGAAGGAATCGGCGATGAGTCCCGCGCAGGCTGAGCAAGCGATTCAAGTTGGGATAGAACTGGCCACCGAGGCCGTTCAGCAGGGCATCGGTCTGATCGGCACCGGCGAGATGGGAATCGGCAATACGACGGCGAGTTCAGCGATTACTGCCGTGATGACGGGCCGACCGGTTTCCGAGGTGACAGGACGGGGAACGGGGATTGACGATGCCAGTCATGCCCGCAAGATCAGCGTGATTCAACAGGCGCTCGCATTCCATCGGCTCGACTCAACGGATGCGATGAAGGTCCTTGCGAACGTGGGCGGATTGGAAATCGCAGGGCTGGCCGGTTTGATGCTCGGTGCAGCGGCGGCTCGTATTCCGGTCGTGTTGGACGGATTTATCGCAGGAGCTGCTGCCTTGATCGCCGTGAGGCTGCAACCACATTGTAAAGACTATCTGATCGCCTCCCATCGGTCGGTCGAGCGAGGTCATCAGGCAATCCTGGATCATCTTGGCTTGAAGCCGCTGCTCGATCTCGATCTTCGTCTGGGAGAGGGTACGGGTGCTTGTCTCGGCATGAGTCTGGTCTTTGCGGCGATCAAGATTCTCACGGAGATGGCTACGTTCGACGAGGCGGGTGTGTCGGAGCGCAAAGCATGA
- a CDS encoding cysteine-rich CWC family protein: MTKTCEHCHDTFECRGYQCWCGTLGITQQQMDWIAARYKECLCPVCLGKVAAGELGPQSTTHTERAT, encoded by the coding sequence GTGACGAAGACGTGCGAACATTGCCACGATACGTTCGAGTGCCGGGGCTATCAATGCTGGTGCGGGACCCTCGGGATTACGCAGCAGCAGATGGATTGGATCGCCGCCCGGTATAAAGAATGTCTTTGCCCCGTCTGTTTGGGCAAAGTCGCCGCCGGCGAGTTGGGACCTCAATCCACGACTCACACCGAGCGGGCGACATAA
- a CDS encoding TonB-dependent receptor: MMWFLRLSRVWCCLLPLLALSPPVHASPDIEVASADQVDTIETREVVVSATKTPIPVTQLTSAVEIITEEDLKRRQIKMVSEALRLSQGLTVFSTGGPGTSTSVRIRGSNSDQVLVLIDGAIMNSATTGSFDFANLTTDNIERIEILRGAQSMLWGADAMGGVINITTKRGTGAPSANAFFEYGSFSSIREGGQVSGKTGIVDYSAAISRWDYTGFSAVNYRRGASERDGFHNWQTSARLGVALPHEGRLDFNFRLLQGRANIDNGFSPGFDTLGAFTNSQQFVYSAAYTQPITTWWNQVLTVSRQTEDSESFSGTTQRNLQTGVVSTPFLYRSQINTLSNRIEWQHNIQIAKPLLLSAGYQFREQQGQNRDLLTNNLDIPTKIVSSNAGFVQAQLNLWERVFGTAGVRYDEYNVFGGATTYRTTAGYLHQETGTKIRSSYATGFRAPTVNQLYFPDFGKLDLKPERSQSMDIGVDQYLLDNRLTLSGGYFWSRYRDMIVAQQSADACGSSFGFANYCAQNIGLVSTKGWEASVKYAVVRDMPLIKSLDVQAQYTNTLTRNLVQEPGNRAPRMPVDQWSMIISYQPIDPVRVNLEGRYVGSRFNDVNNQQKMRAFDVWNLSATYNVTNRVQTYVRADNIFNEKYEEIQFYGTPVRSVFVGLRVNYDAK, from the coding sequence ATGATGTGGTTTCTTCGTTTGAGTCGTGTGTGGTGCTGTCTGCTGCCCCTGTTGGCCCTGAGCCCTCCCGTTCATGCCTCTCCGGACATCGAAGTGGCATCCGCCGATCAAGTAGATACCATTGAGACGCGGGAAGTCGTGGTCAGCGCGACAAAAACACCTATCCCTGTCACTCAACTGACCAGCGCAGTCGAGATCATTACTGAGGAAGACCTGAAGCGTCGGCAGATCAAGATGGTGTCGGAAGCCCTCCGTCTCAGTCAGGGACTCACGGTGTTCTCGACCGGCGGACCCGGTACGAGCACAAGTGTGCGCATCCGAGGCAGCAACTCCGATCAGGTGCTGGTGTTGATTGATGGCGCCATCATGAACAGTGCCACGACGGGAAGTTTTGATTTCGCGAATCTCACAACCGACAACATCGAACGTATTGAAATTCTCCGTGGCGCCCAAAGCATGTTGTGGGGCGCGGATGCGATGGGCGGCGTGATTAACATCACCACTAAGAGGGGCACCGGCGCTCCCTCGGCCAACGCGTTCTTCGAGTACGGATCGTTCTCGTCCATCCGAGAAGGCGGACAAGTGTCCGGCAAAACAGGAATTGTGGACTATAGCGCGGCGATCTCACGTTGGGACTATACGGGGTTTTCTGCGGTCAACTATCGCCGTGGGGCTTCGGAGCGAGATGGATTTCACAACTGGCAAACCTCAGCACGCCTGGGTGTGGCCCTTCCTCACGAGGGACGGCTCGACTTCAATTTTCGTCTCTTGCAAGGCAGGGCGAACATCGACAACGGTTTTTCTCCTGGATTCGATACGCTGGGAGCATTCACCAACAGCCAGCAGTTTGTGTATAGCGCTGCCTATACGCAGCCGATCACGACTTGGTGGAACCAAGTCCTCACGGTGTCTCGCCAAACGGAGGACTCTGAGTCTTTTTCTGGAACCACCCAGCGTAATCTGCAAACCGGGGTTGTCTCTACTCCATTTCTCTACCGATCGCAGATCAACACGTTGTCAAATCGCATTGAGTGGCAACACAATATCCAGATTGCCAAGCCCTTACTCCTCAGTGCCGGATATCAGTTCCGTGAGCAGCAAGGGCAAAATCGAGACCTTCTGACAAACAATCTCGATATCCCAACCAAGATCGTTTCCAGCAATGCCGGATTTGTTCAAGCTCAACTGAATCTCTGGGAGCGAGTCTTTGGGACGGCAGGCGTGAGATATGACGAGTACAACGTTTTCGGTGGCGCTACCACGTACCGGACGACCGCCGGTTACCTCCATCAAGAGACCGGGACTAAGATCCGGAGCAGTTATGCAACCGGGTTTCGCGCACCGACCGTCAATCAATTGTACTTTCCAGACTTTGGAAAGTTAGATCTGAAGCCTGAGCGAAGTCAGAGTATGGATATCGGGGTGGACCAGTACCTGCTCGACAATCGACTGACCCTGAGCGGAGGATATTTCTGGAGCCGTTATCGTGACATGATTGTGGCTCAACAGAGCGCAGATGCCTGCGGAAGTTCGTTCGGCTTCGCCAATTATTGTGCGCAGAATATAGGGTTGGTGAGCACGAAGGGATGGGAGGCGAGTGTCAAATATGCGGTAGTGAGGGATATGCCCTTGATCAAGAGCTTGGATGTTCAGGCTCAATATACCAATACGCTGACCAGGAATCTGGTGCAGGAACCGGGCAATCGTGCGCCTCGGATGCCGGTCGATCAATGGAGCATGATCATCAGTTATCAGCCGATCGATCCGGTCAGGGTGAACCTCGAAGGCCGCTATGTGGGGTCACGCTTCAACGATGTCAATAATCAACAGAAAATGCGTGCGTTCGATGTGTGGAATTTATCCGCGACCTATAACGTGACGAATCGTGTGCAGACGTACGTGCGCGCCGACAATATCTTCAATGAGAAGTATGAAGAGATTCAGTTCTACGGCACTCCTGTGCGATCGGTCTTTGTCGGGCTGAGAGTGAATTACGATGCGAAGTAA
- a CDS encoding ABC transporter ATP-binding protein: MTTRQIDVTHSRLSEERPAIEVLGLSFQYRTSEGRGRMWTLDHLSFHVDTGEILGIVGPNGSGKTSLLKVLSGLLPAGEGDVRLGGLSLRTRNQTDIARVVAVVPQEYVQVFPFTVAETVLMGRFPHRTTRWWSLGIGDETANDLACAHQSMVDTDVLSLADRLVSDLSGGERQRVMIARALAQEPKILLLDEPTAFLDINHQIEICSLIARLKTERRLTVVLVSHDLNVASQYCDRVLMLKDGGLCRIGSPEETIRPDVLRMVYGCDVVVDAHPQTGRPRVTMPMNVVLQ; the protein is encoded by the coding sequence ATGACGACCCGCCAGATTGACGTCACACATTCCAGGTTATCTGAGGAGCGTCCTGCCATCGAGGTTCTTGGACTGTCGTTTCAATACCGCACGTCGGAAGGGCGAGGGAGAATGTGGACCCTCGATCATCTCTCCTTCCACGTCGATACCGGCGAGATTTTGGGCATCGTGGGCCCCAACGGGTCCGGGAAGACCTCGCTCTTGAAAGTGTTGTCCGGCCTCTTGCCGGCAGGCGAAGGCGATGTACGGTTGGGCGGCCTCTCCCTGCGGACACGGAACCAAACCGATATCGCCCGTGTGGTCGCGGTCGTGCCGCAGGAATATGTACAGGTATTCCCGTTTACTGTGGCCGAGACCGTCTTGATGGGACGGTTCCCCCATCGGACGACTCGCTGGTGGAGTCTGGGAATCGGAGATGAAACCGCGAACGATCTTGCCTGTGCGCACCAATCGATGGTTGACACCGACGTGCTCTCGCTGGCCGATCGATTGGTCTCGGACTTATCCGGCGGAGAACGGCAACGTGTCATGATCGCGCGCGCGCTTGCGCAAGAACCGAAGATCCTCCTTCTTGACGAGCCGACGGCGTTTCTCGATATCAATCACCAGATCGAGATTTGTTCGCTGATCGCGAGGCTCAAGACAGAGCGACGGTTGACGGTGGTGTTGGTGTCGCACGATCTGAATGTCGCGAGTCAGTATTGCGATCGGGTCTTGATGCTCAAGGACGGCGGGCTGTGCCGTATCGGCTCGCCGGAGGAGACCATTCGACCTGATGTACTGCGGATGGTCTATGGCTGTGATGTGGTCGTCGACGCCCATCCTCAAACGGGCAGGCCACGTGTGACGATGCCGATGAATGTGGTTCTACAGTAG
- a CDS encoding cobalamin-binding protein gives MARRQQGILTGMPFMANVSARAYVDDAGRRMYFAKPPARIVSLAPSITEMLFAMEAGAQLVGVTDFCDYPPEALTKPKVGYSNPNLETLVALQPDLVVAPHDFLKPDIIVKLEQLKIPVFILADKNVEGIFVHIQTLGRIVGHSAKADTVAMQLRHQVATIQQRVQGMAPVRMLYVLNSQPLITVGPGSFIDQLIGMAGGVNVAAKSGTPYPRLSMESVLQEDPEVLVFPVGKAEGISESEQQTWRQWTTMTAVKRSRLHQISADWLNRPGPRIAQGLESLAAILHPDNRPGSRTER, from the coding sequence ATGGCACGTCGACAGCAGGGTATCCTCACCGGCATGCCGTTTATGGCGAACGTCTCGGCGCGCGCCTATGTGGATGATGCGGGTCGCCGCATGTATTTTGCCAAACCTCCCGCCCGAATCGTCTCGCTGGCGCCCAGCATCACGGAAATGTTGTTTGCCATGGAGGCAGGGGCACAGCTCGTCGGCGTCACAGACTTTTGCGATTACCCACCCGAAGCTCTGACAAAGCCTAAAGTCGGCTACTCCAATCCGAACTTGGAAACGTTGGTGGCGCTCCAGCCTGATCTGGTAGTGGCGCCTCACGATTTTCTTAAACCCGATATTATCGTCAAGCTTGAGCAGCTGAAGATCCCAGTATTTATCTTGGCAGACAAGAACGTCGAGGGGATTTTCGTTCACATTCAGACGCTCGGACGGATCGTCGGACATTCGGCGAAGGCCGATACCGTGGCCATGCAGCTTCGGCATCAGGTGGCTACGATCCAGCAGCGCGTTCAGGGAATGGCTCCAGTGCGGATGCTCTATGTGTTGAACAGCCAGCCGCTGATCACCGTCGGGCCTGGTAGTTTCATCGATCAGCTGATTGGAATGGCCGGAGGCGTCAATGTTGCGGCCAAGAGCGGCACGCCGTATCCGCGGCTCAGTATGGAATCTGTGCTCCAAGAGGATCCAGAAGTGTTGGTGTTTCCTGTCGGCAAAGCGGAAGGCATCTCAGAGAGCGAGCAGCAGACCTGGCGTCAGTGGACGACGATGACGGCGGTGAAGCGCAGCAGGCTGCACCAGATTTCTGCCGATTGGCTCAACCGGCCTGGTCCGCGCATCGCCCAGGGTCTTGAATCGCTCGCCGCAATTTTACACCCGGACAACAGGCCGGGCAGTCGAACCGAACGATAA
- a CDS encoding cob(I)yrinic acid a,c-diamide adenosyltransferase → MRITKVYTRTGDAGKTRLAGGQQVWKDSLRVEAYGTLDELNAVVGVVRVMNAEMVGMYEQAEQLEEDLRWIQNKLFDLGGILATAPGQEFKNMPQVTGKDVTRLEKMIDRCQKDLAPLKEFILPGGGKVSGFLHQARTVCRRAERICVHLVREEPVDAVHIKFVNRLSDALFVLARWAAKTQGEPEFLWQRDTGK, encoded by the coding sequence ATGCGCATCACGAAGGTGTACACAAGAACGGGAGACGCGGGAAAAACTAGGTTGGCTGGCGGGCAGCAGGTCTGGAAGGACAGTCTCCGGGTTGAGGCCTATGGCACTCTCGATGAGCTGAATGCAGTGGTCGGGGTGGTACGGGTGATGAATGCCGAGATGGTGGGGATGTATGAGCAGGCGGAGCAACTCGAAGAGGATCTCCGCTGGATCCAGAACAAACTGTTCGACCTCGGTGGGATTCTAGCGACGGCCCCCGGGCAAGAGTTCAAGAACATGCCGCAGGTGACGGGGAAAGATGTGACGAGGCTGGAGAAAATGATCGATCGCTGCCAGAAAGATCTGGCTCCGCTCAAAGAATTCATTTTGCCAGGCGGGGGAAAGGTGTCGGGGTTTTTGCATCAGGCGAGAACGGTGTGTCGCCGGGCGGAGCGGATCTGTGTGCATCTCGTGCGGGAAGAGCCGGTCGATGCGGTGCATATCAAATTCGTGAATCGGCTGAGCGATGCCTTGTTTGTGCTGGCGCGTTGGGCGGCCAAGACTCAGGGGGAGCCGGAGTTTCTCTGGCAACGTGATACAGGAAAGTGA
- a CDS encoding iron ABC transporter permease, protein MADSVASWAQAGAVLTVQRWVVVIGGLLLASLAVLLLCLQFGATSVGMGTVATAIARLMRGDEAGSPGLATSEIIMVQIRFPRVLMGFLVGASLAAVGVTLQALLRNPLADPYVLGVSSGSALGVSVAILFGIGSTFMLLPVLPLFGFAGGLLALVLIYRLAQSKGRLPVHSLLLAGVILNAILTAFIMFITSIMEPNRSAGLMAWLMGSLTAPGYPALGVFLMYVVVVLGVLMHKAQSLNVLTLGEETARSLGVETEGVKKQLFVLTALLTGAIVSVSGMIGFVGMVVPHAVRLLIGSDHRLLLPASALVGGMFLSLADTIARTIMSPAEIPVGIVTALAGGPFFLYLLLWRKDRML, encoded by the coding sequence ATGGCAGATAGCGTGGCATCATGGGCGCAGGCCGGCGCGGTGCTGACCGTCCAGCGATGGGTGGTGGTGATCGGTGGACTGCTGCTGGCGAGCCTGGCCGTCTTGCTGCTCTGTCTACAATTCGGCGCCACGTCGGTCGGCATGGGAACGGTCGCGACGGCGATCGCGCGCCTGATGCGTGGTGATGAGGCCGGTTCTCCAGGTCTGGCCACGTCCGAGATCATTATGGTGCAGATTCGTTTTCCGCGAGTGCTCATGGGTTTTCTTGTGGGAGCCAGTTTGGCGGCGGTCGGTGTCACGCTTCAAGCCCTGCTGAGAAATCCGTTAGCCGATCCCTATGTGTTGGGTGTGTCGAGCGGATCCGCTTTGGGTGTTTCGGTGGCGATTCTGTTTGGCATCGGTTCCACCTTCATGCTGCTGCCGGTACTCCCGCTTTTTGGATTTGCCGGAGGCCTGTTGGCACTGGTGCTGATCTATCGGCTGGCGCAGTCAAAAGGCCGATTGCCGGTTCATAGCCTGTTGCTGGCTGGTGTAATTTTGAATGCCATTCTGACGGCCTTCATCATGTTCATCACCTCAATTATGGAGCCGAACCGTTCAGCGGGACTGATGGCGTGGCTGATGGGATCGCTGACCGCGCCAGGGTATCCGGCATTGGGCGTCTTTTTGATGTACGTCGTGGTGGTTCTTGGGGTCCTCATGCACAAGGCCCAGTCGCTCAACGTGCTCACGTTGGGCGAAGAAACAGCTCGCTCACTGGGCGTAGAGACCGAGGGGGTGAAGAAACAGCTCTTTGTGCTCACGGCACTCCTGACCGGTGCGATTGTGTCGGTGAGCGGCATGATCGGGTTCGTCGGGATGGTGGTTCCTCATGCGGTGCGTCTACTCATCGGGTCGGACCATCGGCTGTTGCTGCCCGCGTCGGCGTTAGTCGGAGGCATGTTTCTCTCCCTGGCCGATACGATCGCCCGGACGATTATGTCTCCCGCGGAAATACCGGTGGGCATTGTGACGGCGCTCGCCGGTGGTCCCTTCTTCCTCTATCTTCTCCTCTGGCGAAAAGATCGGATGTTGTGA